The Micromonospora sp. NBC_00421 genome contains a region encoding:
- the nagA gene encoding N-acetylglucosamine-6-phosphate deacetylase, whose translation MTQRVTGKVVTPTGVVRQGCVELDGERITAVAEYPAKRDGHWIVPGFVDMHTHGGGGHTFTAGDADAAREAAAFHGRHGTTTLLASLVSAPFDLMRAATAAFAPLVREGVLAGVHFEGPYLSKIRCGAQNPEFLRDPSTDELTRLLEEGAGTVRMVTLAPERPGALDAIKLLTSHGVVAAVGHTDATWEQTRAAVSAGASVGTHLFNGMRPLHHREPGPVVALLEAPNVVCELVADGVHLHDGMLTFATGVAGPERIALITDAMAAAGMPDGEYELGGQQVAVADGVARLTRDGAIAGSTLTMDAALRHAVSAGIPIADAARMVATTPARAIGLRDRVGALQAGLRADLVVLDDELNVVRVMRAGTWLD comes from the coding sequence ATGACCCAGCGGGTGACCGGCAAGGTGGTGACCCCGACCGGCGTGGTCCGGCAGGGGTGCGTGGAGCTGGACGGCGAGCGGATCACCGCCGTCGCCGAGTACCCCGCCAAGCGCGACGGGCACTGGATCGTGCCGGGCTTCGTGGACATGCACACCCACGGCGGGGGCGGGCACACCTTCACCGCCGGCGACGCCGACGCCGCCCGCGAGGCCGCCGCGTTCCACGGGCGCCACGGCACCACCACCCTGCTGGCCAGCCTGGTCAGCGCCCCGTTCGACCTGATGCGGGCGGCCACCGCCGCGTTCGCGCCGCTGGTCCGGGAGGGCGTGCTGGCGGGCGTCCACTTCGAGGGGCCGTACCTGTCGAAGATCCGGTGCGGCGCGCAGAACCCGGAATTCCTCCGCGACCCGTCCACCGACGAGCTCACCCGACTCCTAGAGGAGGGGGCGGGGACGGTACGCATGGTCACCCTGGCACCCGAGCGCCCCGGTGCCCTGGACGCGATCAAGCTGCTCACCTCACACGGTGTGGTCGCCGCCGTCGGCCACACCGACGCCACCTGGGAGCAGACCCGGGCCGCGGTCTCGGCGGGGGCGAGCGTCGGCACCCACCTGTTCAACGGGATGCGCCCGCTGCACCACCGCGAGCCCGGCCCGGTGGTGGCCCTGCTGGAGGCCCCGAACGTGGTCTGTGAACTGGTCGCCGACGGGGTGCACCTGCACGACGGGATGCTCACCTTCGCCACCGGCGTCGCCGGCCCGGAACGGATCGCACTGATCACCGACGCGATGGCCGCCGCCGGCATGCCCGACGGCGAGTACGAGCTGGGTGGCCAGCAGGTAGCCGTGGCCGACGGGGTGGCCCGCCTGACCCGGGACGGGGCGATCGCCGGCAGCACCCTCACCATGGACGCCGCACTGCGGCACGCCGTATCCGCCGGGATCCCGATCGCCGACGCGGCACGGATGGTCGCCACCACCCCGGCCCGGGCCATCGGCCTGCGTGACCGGGTGGGTGCCCTCCAGGCGGGCCTCCGCGCCGACCTGGTGGTGCTCGACGACGAGCTGAACGTGGTCCGGGTGATGCGCGCCGGCACCTGGCTCGACTGA
- a CDS encoding AAA family ATPase codes for MPEPDLTLTASLRPAALDARRGIVRLHPEVLTALALRPGDPVRLAGRRVTAGIVAPAEPTASAALLYADDLTLGNLGLRDGGQVTVGPMPVTPARRVTLTGPVPVLAAVSPEMLRLALLGKVVTEGDNVSLLPQDVLPDASVRGLVEAARRSLANTVGYAWTSTLLTVVAAEPATGALVTMDTVVGWEHGQVTHGSSGPARPDRDRTTRTDGSWPGRATGTPAGPTGTSADPAAGGPPAATVAGVNDEAVDDHDVPHVDELPGLRGQAEELTELLDLGFHHREVLGRLGTTVSLGVLISGPAGSGKSALVRAVAKAVRARVRPLWAPELAALTNDAAARRLRAAAAELADGGPAVLLVTDVEALAPAEDAGPLATVFRQVVAGAVRSGTAVVCTTSRPESVDPGLRAPDLLSLRITVPLPDPALRREQLTVLTRQVPLAEDVRLDEVAGRTPGFVAADLAALVREAGVRAALRQKTAETPTVTMADFSAALEVVRPTTMTASTLELASVTLDDVGGLGEVKQTLTESVLWPLTYPDTFARLGVQPPRGVLLYGPPGCGKTYLVTALAGTGRANVLSVKGAELLSKWVGESERAVRELFRRAREAAPTLVFLDEMDALAPVRGQATDGGTTDRVVAALLTELDGVEALRNVVVVGATNRPDLVDPALLRPGRLERLVYVPPPDGRARAEILRAASRAVPLAEDVDLAALGEELTGFSAADCAALVREAALAAMRESLSAATVTAVHVATARRRVRPSLDPAQVAWLAAYADKHAG; via the coding sequence ATGCCCGAACCGGACCTGACCCTGACCGCCAGCCTGCGCCCGGCAGCGTTGGACGCCCGACGCGGCATCGTCCGGCTGCACCCGGAGGTGCTCACCGCCCTGGCGCTCCGTCCGGGTGACCCGGTCCGGCTGGCCGGTCGACGGGTCACCGCCGGGATCGTCGCGCCCGCCGAGCCGACCGCCAGCGCCGCCCTGCTCTACGCCGACGATCTCACCCTGGGCAACCTCGGCCTGCGCGACGGCGGTCAGGTGACGGTCGGCCCGATGCCGGTGACCCCGGCCCGGCGGGTGACCCTGACCGGCCCGGTGCCGGTCCTCGCCGCGGTGTCCCCGGAGATGCTCCGGCTCGCCCTGCTCGGCAAGGTGGTCACCGAGGGCGACAACGTCTCCCTGCTGCCCCAGGACGTCCTCCCCGACGCCTCGGTACGCGGCCTGGTCGAGGCCGCCCGCCGCAGCCTCGCCAACACCGTCGGGTACGCCTGGACGAGCACCCTGCTCACCGTGGTCGCCGCCGAACCGGCGACCGGTGCCCTGGTGACCATGGACACCGTGGTCGGCTGGGAACACGGCCAGGTCACCCACGGCTCCTCCGGCCCGGCCCGCCCGGACCGGGATCGGACCACCCGCACCGACGGTTCCTGGCCCGGCCGGGCGACCGGCACCCCCGCCGGCCCGACCGGCACCTCGGCGGATCCGGCGGCCGGTGGGCCACCGGCCGCAACTGTCGCCGGGGTGAACGACGAGGCGGTGGACGACCACGACGTGCCGCACGTGGACGAGCTGCCCGGGCTGCGCGGTCAGGCCGAGGAGTTGACCGAGCTGCTGGACCTGGGCTTCCACCACCGGGAGGTGCTGGGCCGGCTGGGCACCACTGTCTCGCTCGGCGTGCTGATCAGCGGGCCGGCCGGCTCGGGCAAGTCGGCGCTGGTGCGGGCGGTGGCGAAGGCGGTCAGGGCCCGGGTACGCCCGCTGTGGGCACCGGAACTCGCCGCGCTGACCAACGACGCGGCCGCCCGGCGGCTGCGTGCGGCCGCCGCCGAACTGGCCGACGGCGGGCCGGCGGTGCTGCTGGTCACCGACGTGGAGGCGCTGGCCCCGGCCGAGGACGCCGGGCCGCTGGCCACCGTCTTCCGGCAGGTGGTCGCCGGGGCCGTCCGATCGGGTACGGCGGTGGTGTGCACCACCTCCCGTCCGGAGTCGGTCGACCCGGGGTTGCGGGCGCCCGACCTGCTGTCGTTGCGGATCACCGTGCCGCTGCCCGATCCGGCGCTGCGCCGGGAGCAGTTGACCGTGCTGACCCGGCAGGTGCCGCTGGCCGAGGACGTCCGGCTCGACGAGGTGGCAGGTCGTACCCCCGGGTTCGTCGCCGCCGACCTGGCCGCGCTGGTCCGGGAGGCCGGTGTACGGGCGGCGCTGCGGCAGAAGACGGCCGAGACGCCGACGGTAACGATGGCCGACTTCTCGGCGGCGCTGGAGGTGGTCCGGCCGACCACCATGACGGCGTCCACACTGGAGCTGGCCTCGGTCACCCTCGACGACGTCGGTGGGCTGGGTGAGGTGAAGCAGACCCTCACCGAGTCGGTGCTCTGGCCGCTTACCTACCCGGACACCTTCGCCCGGTTGGGGGTGCAGCCGCCCCGTGGGGTGCTGCTCTACGGGCCGCCGGGCTGCGGCAAGACCTACCTGGTGACCGCGCTGGCCGGGACCGGGCGGGCGAACGTGCTGTCGGTGAAGGGCGCCGAACTGCTCTCCAAGTGGGTCGGCGAGAGCGAGCGGGCGGTCCGCGAGCTGTTCCGCCGGGCCCGCGAGGCAGCGCCGACGCTTGTCTTCCTCGATGAGATGGACGCGCTGGCCCCGGTGCGTGGCCAGGCCACCGACGGCGGTACGACCGACCGGGTGGTGGCCGCGCTGCTGACCGAGCTGGACGGGGTGGAAGCGCTGCGCAACGTGGTGGTGGTCGGGGCGACCAACCGACCGGACCTGGTCGACCCGGCGCTGCTGCGCCCCGGCCGACTGGAACGGCTGGTGTACGTGCCGCCACCGGACGGGCGGGCCCGGGCGGAGATCCTGCGCGCCGCGTCCCGCGCCGTGCCGCTCGCCGAGGACGTCGACCTGGCCGCGCTCGGCGAGGAGCTGACCGGCTTCTCGGCGGCGGACTGCGCGGCGCTGGTGCGGGAGGCGGCGCTGGCCGCGATGCGGGAGTCGCTGTCCGCCGCCACGGTCACCGCCGTCCACGTCGCCACCGCCCGCCGCCGTGTCCGCCCGTCCCTGGATCCCGCGCAGGTCGCCTGGCTCGCCGCGTACGCGGACAAGCACGCGGGTTGA
- a CDS encoding ROK family protein, whose protein sequence is MTDGPGDGEHLVVALDVGGTGMKCALVRPDGSVAYTERHPTDAGRGPDAVVETVLTVAGGLADKARAAGSTPVACGVAVPGVVDEAAGVAVWSANVGFRDVPLRELVAARLGLPAVLGHDVRVGGIAEARLGAGRDARHVLFVAIGTGIAAAHVVAGSAAVGAHGAAGEIGHILVRPYGPRCGCGRPGCLEAVSSASAIARRYAELDDGTTQAGPPGVGTAAPPAGAATRPAGTAVSAAEVAGRAAAGEELAGRVWREAVEALADGLATGQALYDVDTMVIGGGLARAGEQLLGPLRAALHERMTFHREPRLVAAALGDEAGCLGAALLALDSLERR, encoded by the coding sequence ATGACCGACGGGCCGGGCGACGGCGAACACCTCGTCGTCGCGCTGGACGTCGGTGGGACCGGGATGAAGTGCGCCCTGGTCCGCCCGGACGGCAGCGTGGCGTACACCGAACGCCACCCGACCGACGCCGGACGCGGCCCGGACGCCGTGGTGGAGACCGTCCTGACCGTCGCCGGAGGGCTGGCCGACAAGGCGCGTGCCGCCGGATCGACCCCGGTGGCCTGCGGCGTCGCCGTACCCGGGGTGGTCGACGAGGCCGCCGGGGTGGCGGTCTGGTCGGCGAATGTCGGCTTCCGGGACGTACCGCTGCGGGAACTGGTGGCGGCGCGGCTCGGGCTGCCGGCGGTGCTCGGCCACGACGTGCGGGTGGGCGGGATCGCCGAGGCCCGGCTCGGTGCCGGCCGGGACGCCCGGCACGTGCTCTTCGTCGCGATCGGCACCGGCATCGCCGCCGCGCACGTGGTCGCCGGGTCGGCCGCCGTCGGCGCGCACGGTGCGGCCGGCGAGATCGGCCACATCCTGGTACGCCCCTACGGCCCGCGCTGCGGCTGCGGTCGGCCCGGCTGCCTGGAAGCCGTCTCGTCCGCCTCGGCCATCGCCCGCCGCTACGCGGAACTGGACGACGGAACGACGCAGGCCGGCCCGCCCGGAGTCGGCACGGCAGCACCTCCGGCCGGCGCGGCAACGCGCCCGGCCGGTACGGCGGTGAGCGCGGCCGAGGTGGCCGGGCGGGCGGCGGCCGGTGAGGAACTGGCCGGCCGGGTGTGGCGGGAGGCCGTCGAGGCGCTGGCCGACGGGCTCGCCACCGGGCAGGCCCTCTACGACGTGGACACCATGGTCATCGGCGGCGGTCTGGCCCGGGCCGGCGAGCAACTGCTCGGCCCGCTCCGCGCGGCCCTGCACGAACGGATGACCTTCCATCGGGAGCCGCGCCTGGTCGCGGCGGCCCTCGGCGACGAGGCCGGCTGCCTCGGTGCCGCCCTGCTCGCCCTCGACAGTCTGGAGAGACGATGA
- a CDS encoding DUF4032 domain-containing protein, translating into MSNHEGRRMPGAPGTLVPVRITSALVDPALLDLPWSTPLEEWPARHLVALPQGISRHIVRFVRLGDYVYAVKETGERVAEREYDLLRALERIDFPSVEAIAIVADRQADDGTPLDPVLITRHLQFSLPYRALFSRTLRPETMGRLLDALAVLLVRMHLTGFFWGDCSLSNTLFRRDAGAFAAYLVDAETGALHRSLSNGQRGEDLEIARVNIFGEALDLQAAGLLHESIDPEVVCEEVVQRYERLWHEITYEQQIEREARHDIEGRIRRLNDLGFDVAEVALSTVDDGRYLVRPKVVDAGYHTRRLIRLTGLDAEENQARRLLNDLDAYRVESDLTDEQQAAHRWLTEVFEPVVRAVPAHLRHKLEPQEIFAQIIEHKWLLSERARRDVGMGPAVQSYLSDVLVHRPDEQAVLGVEVPTA; encoded by the coding sequence GTGTCGAACCACGAAGGGAGGCGCATGCCGGGGGCACCCGGCACACTTGTCCCCGTGCGGATCACCTCGGCCCTCGTCGACCCGGCGCTGCTCGACCTTCCCTGGTCGACCCCGCTGGAGGAGTGGCCCGCCCGGCACCTGGTGGCGCTGCCACAGGGCATCTCCCGGCACATCGTCCGGTTCGTCCGCCTCGGCGACTACGTGTACGCCGTCAAGGAGACCGGGGAGCGGGTCGCCGAACGCGAGTACGACCTGTTGCGGGCGCTGGAACGGATCGACTTCCCGTCGGTGGAGGCGATCGCGATCGTGGCCGACCGACAGGCCGACGACGGCACCCCGCTGGACCCGGTGCTGATCACCCGGCACCTCCAGTTCTCGCTGCCCTACCGGGCGCTGTTCTCCCGCACGCTGCGCCCGGAGACGATGGGCCGGCTGCTCGACGCCCTCGCCGTGCTGCTGGTCCGGATGCACCTGACCGGCTTCTTCTGGGGCGACTGCTCACTGTCCAACACCCTGTTCCGGCGCGACGCCGGGGCATTCGCCGCCTACCTGGTCGATGCCGAGACCGGTGCGCTGCACCGCTCGTTGTCCAACGGGCAGCGCGGCGAGGACCTGGAGATCGCCCGGGTCAACATCTTCGGCGAGGCGCTGGACCTCCAGGCTGCCGGGCTGCTGCACGAGTCGATCGACCCGGAGGTGGTCTGCGAGGAGGTCGTGCAGCGCTACGAGCGGCTCTGGCACGAGATCACCTACGAGCAGCAGATCGAGCGGGAGGCCCGGCACGACATCGAGGGCCGGATCCGCCGCCTCAACGACCTGGGTTTCGACGTGGCCGAGGTGGCCCTGTCGACGGTCGACGACGGGCGTTACCTGGTCCGCCCGAAGGTCGTCGACGCCGGCTACCACACCCGACGGCTGATCCGGCTCACCGGGTTGGACGCCGAGGAGAACCAGGCCCGCCGGCTCCTCAACGACCTGGACGCCTACCGGGTGGAGAGCGACCTGACCGACGAGCAGCAGGCCGCCCACCGCTGGCTGACCGAGGTCTTCGAGCCGGTCGTCCGGGCGGTCCCCGCCCACCTGCGGCACAAGCTGGAACCGCAGGAGATCTTCGCGCAGATCATCGAGCACAAGTGGCTGCTCTCCGAGCGGGCCCGTCGGGACGTGGGGATGGGCCCGGCGGTGCAGTCGTACCTGTCCGACGTGCTGGTGCACCGCCCCGACGAGCAGGCTGTCCTGGGTGTCGAGGTCCCCACCGCCTGA
- a CDS encoding DeoR/GlpR family DNA-binding transcription regulator: protein MDRYARWNALLEMLTGSGRVSVEEAAERLDVSQATIRRDFDQLAQQQMITRTRGGAVANGVSYDLPLRYKTAKHSAEKQRIGAAAAALVSPGTVVGLNGGTTSTEVARALAVRPDLNTNAEGAQLTVVTNALNIANELLVRSRMKVVVAGGVVRPKSFELVGPLGGALLREVTLDVALLGVDALDPQLGAAAHHEGEAAMNNLMVARAKRVVIIADSSKLGGHAFARICPVERVETLVTDSGAAPELVDAFRAAGVAVVCA, encoded by the coding sequence GTGGACCGGTACGCCAGGTGGAACGCTCTGCTCGAGATGCTCACCGGCAGCGGCCGGGTCAGCGTCGAGGAGGCCGCCGAGCGGCTGGACGTCTCCCAGGCCACCATCCGACGCGATTTCGACCAGCTCGCCCAGCAGCAGATGATCACCCGGACCCGGGGTGGCGCGGTCGCCAACGGCGTCTCGTACGACCTGCCGCTGCGGTACAAGACGGCCAAGCACTCGGCGGAGAAGCAGCGGATCGGCGCCGCCGCCGCCGCGCTCGTCTCCCCCGGCACCGTGGTCGGTCTCAACGGCGGCACCACCAGCACCGAGGTGGCCCGTGCCCTGGCCGTCCGGCCGGATCTGAACACCAACGCCGAGGGTGCCCAGCTCACCGTGGTCACCAACGCCCTGAACATCGCCAACGAGCTGCTGGTGCGCTCGCGGATGAAGGTCGTGGTCGCCGGGGGTGTGGTGCGGCCGAAGTCGTTCGAACTGGTCGGGCCGCTCGGCGGGGCGCTGCTGCGCGAGGTCACCCTGGACGTCGCCCTGTTGGGCGTGGACGCGCTCGATCCCCAGCTGGGTGCCGCCGCCCACCACGAGGGGGAGGCGGCGATGAACAACCTGATGGTGGCGCGGGCCAAGCGGGTGGTGATCATCGCGGACTCGTCCAAGCTGGGCGGTCACGCGTTCGCCCGGATCTGTCCGGTGGAACGGGTGGAGACCCTGGTGACCGACTCGGGGGCGGCCCCCGAGCTGGTCGACGCGTTCCGCGCCGCAGGCGTGGCCGTCGTCTGCGCCTGA
- a CDS encoding SIS domain-containing protein → MAYVDAEIASQPDCWREAARLADTVATGLPRPGERVAVVGCGTSWFMAMAYAGLRERAGHGETDAFQASEFPTDRRYDRLIAITRSGTTTEVLDLLAALRGRTPTTVLVGDPDSPAGTLADTAVPMPFADERSVVQTRFATTALALLRAHLGDNVEALAADAEVAVRAPLPLDPARIDQATFLGRGWTVGLAQEAALKCREAATFWAEAYPAMDYRHGPISIAAPGRLVWAFGELPDGLPEDVAATGAAFVHSRHHGCHTVLGSWAAGRTPVDPMADLILAQRFAVALATSRGLDPDAPRHLTRSVVLA, encoded by the coding sequence ATGGCGTACGTCGACGCGGAGATCGCCAGCCAGCCCGACTGCTGGCGGGAGGCGGCCCGGCTGGCCGACACCGTCGCCACCGGCCTCCCCCGACCCGGCGAGCGGGTCGCCGTCGTCGGTTGCGGCACGTCGTGGTTCATGGCGATGGCGTACGCCGGGCTGCGCGAGCGGGCCGGTCACGGCGAGACCGACGCCTTCCAGGCCAGCGAGTTCCCCACCGACCGTCGCTACGACCGGCTGATCGCGATCACCCGCTCCGGCACCACCACCGAGGTCCTCGACCTGCTCGCCGCGCTGCGCGGCCGGACACCCACCACCGTCCTGGTCGGCGACCCCGACTCGCCCGCCGGCACGCTTGCCGACACGGCCGTGCCGATGCCCTTCGCCGACGAGCGTTCGGTGGTGCAGACCCGGTTCGCCACCACCGCCCTGGCGCTGCTCCGCGCCCACCTCGGCGACAACGTCGAGGCGCTGGCCGCCGACGCCGAGGTCGCCGTCCGGGCCCCGCTGCCGCTCGACCCGGCCCGCATCGACCAGGCCACCTTCCTCGGTCGCGGCTGGACCGTCGGGCTGGCCCAGGAGGCCGCGTTGAAGTGCCGCGAGGCAGCCACCTTCTGGGCCGAGGCGTACCCGGCGATGGACTACCGGCACGGCCCCATCTCGATCGCCGCACCCGGCCGACTGGTCTGGGCGTTCGGGGAACTGCCCGACGGTCTGCCGGAGGACGTGGCGGCCACCGGGGCCGCGTTCGTGCACAGCCGGCACCACGGATGCCACACCGTGCTGGGCAGTTGGGCGGCCGGCCGGACCCCGGTCGACCCGATGGCCGACCTGATCCTGGCCCAGCGCTTCGCGGTGGCCCTGGCGACCAGCCGCGGCCTGGACCCGGACGCGCCCCGACACCTGACCCGCTCAGTGGTGCTGGCATGA
- a CDS encoding ABC transporter ATP-binding protein: MSAVLEIEGLRKTYKSRRRGVRNALDGFDMRVEAGQVHGFLGPNGSGKTTTLRTLLGLIRPDGGRMAILGHEVPAALPNVAGQVGAIVESPQFFPHFTARDTLSLLAGAGEVPAVRVDEVLELVGLRDRAGERVKTYSLGMKQRLAVASALLKNPKLLILDEPANGLDPGGIREMRTLMRTLAESGMTVVLSSHILGEIQLICDEVTIISLGRRVAAGPVDQVLAQHSHGGVRVRLDAAEDLAAAADLLGRAGVAVTRHPDHLMLAGVDKPATVSRLLAEQHLYVSELAPVAVDLESVFLEITATAPVPGQHRQVDESTKVDEPGHTGSTTGGWGA; this comes from the coding sequence TTGTCGGCTGTCCTGGAGATCGAAGGTCTACGTAAGACGTACAAGAGCCGTCGGCGTGGTGTCCGCAACGCGCTGGACGGGTTCGACATGCGGGTGGAGGCCGGGCAGGTGCACGGCTTCCTCGGCCCCAACGGGTCGGGGAAGACCACCACGCTGCGCACCCTGCTCGGGCTGATCCGGCCGGACGGCGGGCGGATGGCGATCCTCGGCCACGAGGTGCCCGCCGCGCTGCCCAACGTCGCCGGCCAGGTCGGCGCGATCGTGGAGAGCCCGCAGTTCTTCCCGCACTTCACCGCCCGGGACACGCTGTCCCTGCTGGCCGGGGCCGGCGAGGTCCCCGCCGTACGGGTCGACGAGGTGCTGGAACTGGTCGGGCTGCGGGACCGGGCCGGCGAGCGGGTCAAGACGTACTCGCTCGGCATGAAGCAACGGCTCGCCGTCGCGTCCGCCCTGCTCAAGAACCCCAAGCTGCTGATCCTCGACGAGCCGGCCAACGGTCTCGACCCGGGCGGCATCCGGGAGATGCGCACCCTGATGCGCACCCTCGCCGAATCCGGGATGACCGTGGTGCTCTCCAGCCACATCCTCGGCGAGATCCAGCTCATCTGCGACGAGGTCACCATCATCTCGCTGGGCCGTCGGGTCGCCGCCGGCCCGGTGGACCAGGTGCTGGCCCAGCACTCGCACGGTGGCGTACGGGTGCGGCTGGACGCCGCCGAAGACCTCGCCGCCGCCGCCGACCTGCTCGGCCGGGCCGGCGTCGCGGTCACCCGCCACCCCGACCACCTGATGCTGGCCGGCGTCGACAAGCCGGCCACGGTCAGCCGGCTCCTCGCCGAACAGCACCTGTACGTCAGCGAACTGGCCCCGGTAGCGGTGGACCTGGAGAGCGTCTTCCTGGAGATCACCGCCACCGCACCGGTCCCCGGCCAGCACCGCCAGGTCGACGAGTCCACGAAGGTCGACGAGCCGGGTCACACCGGCAGCACCACGGGAGGGTGGGGCGCATGA
- a CDS encoding DUF3263 domain-containing protein codes for MSPADAVRRSEPSPDPADASSRVPSPRPASDAERTDERADGRTGERASTGGDELTERELRILAFEQQWWRHAGAKEQAIRDTFGLSATRYYQLLNGLLDRPAALAAEPLLIGRLRRLRASRARNRRR; via the coding sequence ATGTCGCCCGCCGACGCCGTACGCCGGTCCGAGCCGTCGCCGGATCCGGCCGACGCGTCGTCGCGGGTGCCGTCGCCCCGACCGGCCTCGGATGCCGAGCGGACCGACGAGCGAGCCGACGGGCGGACCGGTGAGCGGGCGTCGACCGGCGGCGACGAGTTGACCGAGCGGGAGTTGCGCATCCTCGCCTTCGAACAGCAGTGGTGGCGGCACGCCGGGGCCAAGGAGCAGGCCATCCGGGACACCTTCGGACTCTCCGCCACCCGTTACTACCAACTGCTCAACGGCCTGCTCGACCGCCCCGCCGCACTGGCCGCCGAGCCACTGCTGATCGGCCGGCTGCGTCGGCTACGTGCCTCCCGGGCCCGCAACCGACGCCGCTGA
- a CDS encoding GNAT family N-acetyltransferase, with the protein MAGAVRLEPVDEANLESLLSVAAAEAEPSDVMPPVEAPAGWSHARREAFREFHRASFGGLDGPTRTLMFAVCVGGEVVGMVRMTRRDAPGLVETGMWLGRSARGQGLGAAALRELLNAAAAAGMHSVVAETTPDNLGAVAVLRNCGAKLRNEGQKVYAEISLDATPPVAG; encoded by the coding sequence GTGGCAGGCGCGGTACGGCTGGAGCCGGTGGACGAGGCAAACCTGGAGTCGTTGCTCTCGGTAGCGGCGGCTGAGGCCGAGCCGAGTGACGTCATGCCACCGGTGGAGGCGCCCGCCGGCTGGTCGCACGCCCGCCGGGAGGCGTTCCGGGAATTCCACCGGGCCAGCTTCGGCGGCCTGGACGGCCCGACCCGTACCCTGATGTTCGCTGTGTGTGTCGGCGGCGAGGTGGTCGGCATGGTCCGGATGACCCGCCGCGACGCCCCCGGGTTGGTGGAGACGGGGATGTGGCTCGGGCGATCGGCACGGGGGCAGGGGCTCGGCGCCGCGGCCCTGCGGGAACTGCTGAACGCCGCTGCGGCGGCCGGCATGCACTCCGTCGTCGCGGAGACCACTCCGGACAACCTGGGGGCCGTCGCGGTGTTGCGTAACTGCGGTGCAAAACTCCGCAATGAGGGCCAGAAGGTGTACGCGGAGATCTCCCTCGACGCGACCCCGCCTGTCGCCGGCTGA
- a CDS encoding ABC transporter permease subunit, with protein sequence MSLYVTELRRLAKRRLTRVMLVLLVLGLTGVVTAFTFSSHKLSPAVIAQAQAESDANFREAVKDWERSITECEAAKARGEQTEDRYGPNCGRDWQPTADMFDPKWNLPYQFDFRGEFGIFVAVFAGAVALFAFLIGASFVGAEWSSGGMMNLLLWRPKRLVVLGTKLAAVFTMLTGVTVVLGALWTLAFWLIGTHRGTTAKVTSGVWQSTGISWLRALGLILAVGAVAFALASLGRHTSMALGVAVGVGVISEIGIRIALTIAGVRFGDRWVLSTYALAWFQKQWKLVDYRSCEFAQGECTPKEMLVTWQDSALVFGIGTAVVMVAAFWMMRRRDIT encoded by the coding sequence ATGAGCCTGTACGTCACCGAACTGCGTCGGCTGGCCAAGCGCCGGCTCACCCGGGTCATGCTGGTCCTGCTCGTCCTCGGCCTGACCGGCGTCGTCACCGCCTTCACCTTCTCCAGCCACAAGCTCTCCCCGGCGGTGATCGCCCAGGCGCAGGCCGAGTCGGATGCCAACTTCCGGGAGGCCGTCAAGGACTGGGAGCGCTCGATCACCGAGTGCGAGGCGGCCAAGGCCCGCGGCGAGCAGACCGAGGACCGGTACGGCCCGAACTGCGGCCGGGACTGGCAGCCCACCGCGGACATGTTCGACCCGAAGTGGAACCTGCCGTACCAGTTCGACTTCCGGGGCGAGTTCGGGATCTTCGTCGCCGTCTTCGCCGGAGCGGTGGCGCTGTTCGCCTTCCTGATCGGCGCCTCCTTCGTGGGGGCCGAATGGAGCAGCGGCGGGATGATGAACCTGCTGCTGTGGCGGCCGAAACGGCTCGTCGTGCTCGGCACCAAACTGGCCGCCGTGTTCACCATGCTGACCGGGGTGACAGTGGTGCTGGGCGCGCTGTGGACGCTTGCCTTCTGGCTGATCGGCACGCACCGGGGGACCACCGCGAAGGTCACCTCCGGGGTCTGGCAGTCCACCGGGATCAGCTGGCTACGGGCGCTGGGGCTGATCCTCGCCGTCGGTGCGGTGGCGTTCGCGCTGGCCTCGCTGGGCCGGCACACCTCGATGGCGCTCGGCGTCGCCGTCGGCGTCGGTGTGATCAGCGAGATCGGCATCCGGATCGCCCTGACCATCGCCGGGGTCCGGTTCGGGGACCGTTGGGTGCTCTCCACCTATGCGCTGGCCTGGTTCCAGAAGCAGTGGAAACTGGTCGACTACCGCTCCTGTGAATTCGCCCAGGGCGAGTGCACCCCGAAGGAGATGCTGGTGACCTGGCAGGACTCGGCGCTGGTCTTCGGCATCGGCACCGCCGTGGTGATGGTCGCCGCGTTCTGGATGATGCGTCGGCGCGACATCACCTGA